CACCTATATGAATTACTCATTAAAACGCTCAGACACTCAGTGAATGTTTAATGACCAAATCTTAAGTTGATATTTAAAGGTGAAACTGAAGAGCTTTACATTTTTGCGTTAAATCTACAAAAAAGTCTAGAAACCTATGCTGATCGTAAAACGAATAAAAAGTATTTATTAACTCACTATCTAAATAATTCATGAGGTGCAATATGACAAAAATTATGGCTACCTTGGGTTTAGCTGCCATTATTTCTATAAGTTTGAGTGCTTGCCAAGGTGAAAATGACACAAAACAGCAAGATAAAACGACCACTCCACATTCAATGGACAAAGATTCTTAATCTATAACTGCCGAAGCCCATCGAAAGATGGGCTTTTTATATCTTTCTATTTTTTGTCTTAAAGTGTGATTTGTAACTCACTAAATTTATTTTTAATGGTACTGTTCAAAATATGTTGACTAATATGCTTGGTTTTAAATATATTTAAATCCAACACGAATCACTTTAAATATAAATCTATATTTAAAGTAAATTGATTCAAGTGTCGTCAGATCAGAAATTTAACCTTTAAATTTGATTATAAAAATATTAATTAATCAAGGAGGTAGGTATGGATGCTAAATTTCATTCTGAAAATGAATATGGTTTTATTCTAGATATATTGAACACTTACATGGTGATAAAGAAGACATTAAAAAATGATCATTATCCTTATGATTCATTTGGCTATCTTCTTGCTCTTTATCAACCACTCAACGTTTATATTCCTCAGCTTCCTCACCCAAAGATTTATATTGAGATTGGCGGAATTTCATATGACCGAATGATTGTTGGGCAAACAGAGGATGAGGCGGAAGCTATTAATATTTTATTGAATTTAGGACAACTGGTTGCTTAACAATTAAGTGATATCTTTTAGTACGCAGTTTAATTTACTTAAGAAAAGTGTTTCTTAAGTAAATTCACGACCAAACCAAAGGCCCGGAAATAGTTTTTAAAAGAGAAAACTTAAAAAATTATTTGATGTTTCTATATGTCATGATTAAAGAAACTCTCTTATAAGATACAAAAAATCACAAAAGCTAAATCTATAACTTTAAAAGAATTTGTTTATATAACTAAGAACATTAAAAGTAGGTCATCGTAATGAAAAAAATATTCTTAGCAACCTTCACAGGATTGGCTTTATTGGGTAGTAATGTAGTCTTGGCTAAACCTGATGCTACCTTAATAAAAGAAGCGACAAAAAATGTAGTCACGGTGTCTAAAGCAAAAACTTTGGCTGATGAATCTGGAGTAACTTTAACGGGTACAATCGTAAAGCATATTGCTGGTGATCATTTTGAGTTTAAAGATGCTACGGGTTCAATTGTAATTGATATTGATGATGACTTGTGGAAACCTCTGCAACTAAAAGCTGGAGATAAAGTGCGTGTTGTAGGAGAGGTGGATACACATCGAATTAAGCCTACCGACATTGAAGTTTTTAAGATTGAGCGTGTTAAATAAAACTAGATCATTAATATAAATATTGCTCAGAGCAAACAAAAAACTCCTATTTTTAGGAGTTTTTTGAAAGATGATAAATTTTATTATTGCGTTGCATTAAATGCTTCATGATAGCTTACATAGCCTTTAGTAAAATGGCCTAAGAAGCTTAAGGCTTGGAAATACTCACTCGGTACATTAGGCAAAATTAGCTCAGGACAGTTTTTAAAACCAAAGCGGCTGTAATAGTTGGGATCACCTAATAAAACACATCCTTTTGCACCTAAGTTTTTTAATTTTTCTAGTGATTTATTCATCAATAGGGAACCAATACCAAGCCCTTGTTTATTTGGATCAACAGAAATAGGGCCTAAACCATACCAACCCCTTTCCCCTGAACTGATTTGAACTGGAGAAATAGCAACATGTCCAATAATAGAGCTATCTTCAACTGCTACTAGAGAAATGGTCAGTTGTCCGTGGTTTCTTAAACTATTCACAATAAAATGTTCAGTATGACTCGTGTGCTCAGCATTTTGAAAAGCTGCTTTCGTTAGTTTTTCGATGGCTTCAATATCTTCAACTTGCTCATCACGAATAATAATATTCATCAAAAATTCTTCCAGATTTATTGATTGGCTATACGATGTAAATTCTTTAGTAAGTAAAATGGTAATTTAGGATTTTTAAGATAGCTTATTTGTTACAGGTTATAAAAAGCAACTACTACTTATCAAACTCATACATAAAGTAAAATTTTATAAAAATTATTTTTAATATAATAATTTAAAAATAATTTTGAGGATTAGGAATTGAAAAAAATCATTAAAACTTTATTATTATCTACACTCATTTCAACTGCATCATTCTCAGTTTTAGCTAAGAATGTTGAGAAGAAAGTTAATTTTTTACAAGGCTCCACACATACAACATTAACTGGAAAATTTCAGGGTTATGATGATGTGAGATATAGCGTTTATGCAAAGAATGGACAAATATTAAAATTTAATATTAATAGTCTTGGTAATTTAGCCTATGTTAATATTTTTGCACCAGGGAAAAAACCAGGTAAAGATAATGCATTATTAATTGGTTCAACTTTAGGGTCGAAAGGAGAACTTACTTTACCAGTTGATGGTGATTATATTGTTCAGGTTTATCAAATGCGAAATAGTGCTCGTAAAAATAAAACTGTGAAATATAATTTAGACATCGAAATATTGAACAAAGTAAAAAGATAATAATTGATAAATGTACTAGCTTTCAGATGAGAACTAGTACATTTGAAAAAGGCATCAAGAATGATTATTTAGCTAAAGCAAAGGACTCGTGAATAGCGCAGCTTTCAACAAATGTTTGATCATGTGAAATGAGTAATACAGCGCCTTCATAGCTTCGAATAGCGGTAGCTAATAGTTCTCTAGATTCAATATCTAAATGATTTTCTGGTTCATCTAATAACAGCAGTTCAGGGGTAGGGTGTATCTGGCTAAGCGCCAATAGGGCTACTTTGAGTTTTTCACCGCCACTGAGCTGGGACAAGAGTTGCGTACCTTTATCACCACGAATTCGAAGTTGACCTAATAAATTTCTCCAGTCTAGTTCTGAAAGCTCACTATTCATGTAGGTTAGATTGTCAATCACCGTCATTTCATCACATAAAAAGCTAAAATTTTGGTCCAGATAAAAGCACTCTACAAATAAGTGAATGCTGTCACATGGCTGTTTGTTTTGAGCATGAATTGCTTTAAGTAGTGTCGATTTGCCAATACCATTTTGGCCAGTTATATGGATTTTTTCGGCTGCCTGTACCGCTAAATCTATGGACCTTTGCGTTCCATATTTCAGTTTAAGCCCTTTAATTCGAAGAATTTCTCCAGATTTTTTATGAAAGGTAGGGAAGACAAACTGTTGCGCTTTGACGGTTTCAAGACGCATTTTTTTGTCTGTTAAATCATTTTGACTGTTCAAAATTTGTCGTTGGTGCTGAGACTGTATGGCAGCAATACTTTGACCTGCTTGTTCCTTTTTAAAATCGAGCAAAATTTTGGCTTGAGAATTTGATTCGCGTAATTTATTTCCAGCACGTTCACGTTTTTGAGCTTTCATTAATACTTCATGCTGCTTTTGCTTCATGTGTTTGACGTCGCGTTGGCCTTGTTGAACAGATTGCTCTAAAGCTGCAACATGAATCTGATATTGCTCATTAAATTTCTCATAATTTCCGGTTGTGTGATGTAAACCATGTTCATTCAAATGATAAATATGATCTACTTCATTCAATAAACTACGATCATGACTAATGATAAGCGCACCTGCTGGGTGTTTCTTTAAATGATCAATTAACCAGTTTCTCGATTCTTGATCTAGATGATTACTGGGTTCATCAAGTAGTAAATAATGATCTGATTTTAGAAATAAACAGCTTAATGCCAATTTAGTTTTTTGACCTTCGCTTAGGTTTTTCACTGGAAGGTCTAAATCTGTTGGTAAACCCGCAGACTCCAATAAATTATTCCATAAGGTGGGGAGGTCCCATTTACCTTCTAACAAATCATAATCATCAAAGTCCGCAACACCTTGTTCAACTCTTTTAAAAGCTTGATAAACATCTAAGATATCTAATGCGTCAGCAATAGTCAGTGCTGTCAAACGATGTAACTGAGGTAAATATGCATGCTTTACATGCCAAAATATTTGCCCAGATGTAAGAATTGAATCTGATTTAAGCGTCTGATTTAACATTTGTATAAGCAAAGATTTGCCTTGACCATTACGGCCAATTAAAGCAGAGACTTGATTCGGTTCAAGACTAAAATTTAGTTGTTGGAACATGACTTTAGATGAAAATTCTAAAGTGAGTTGTGCTATTACACATGCCTGCTGAGTCATAAAAAACCTCATAAATACAGGATGTACAAAATAGGAAAAGTAGTTTTAAGCAGAGACGTTAAATCACAAAAAAATAGTCTATTTTGCACATCAAAAAAAAGAAAAATTGATGAGAAAACAAGACTTACTTCATTGGCGTGACTCACGAAATTGGATGAATAAGGGGCTATTCTAGCTGGGTTTTTGATTAGTGTAAAATTTATGCAATCTATTTTATTAAAAAACCCAATCCTTGGATTGGGTTTTTTTGCATCTAAAAAGTTTATTCTTTTACAACCAATACCTGAATTTTGGTGCTGTTTAAAACATCTTGAGCAAAACTACCCAAAATAAGTTTTTGGAAGCCTTTACGACCATGAGAACCAATCACAATCAAATCGGAACCTAAGCCTTCGACAGCTTTTAAAATGCCATCTGAAGAAATTTCACCTTGGATGATTTGAGTTTCGGCATCAATACCTTCTTCGGCACATAAAGCTTTTACAGTTGCGAGTGTTTTTTCTGCATTTGCTCGTGCTTCAACAAAATAATCTTTTACAACAGGTGAGATGTAATAAAAATCTACGCCACTGAAAGGATCTACCGCAACTAAGCTAATAGCGGTCAATTTGCTCCCAAATGCCTTGGCAATATGAGCTGCTTGTCTTGCTGCCGCTAAAGAAATTTCCGAACCATCGACTGGTACAATAATATGTTGGTAATTCATAATGTTATTCCTCTTATTTACAGTTGTTATATGTATGAAGCATTTATTAATTAAAGATTAACATATTTCATTCTCGGTAAACATCTATTCGGCTACAGGAAAGAAAAATTAAATAAAATTATTTTATATCAATTGCTTGTGTTTATTTTTAGATCGTTTTTGATGGTGGTTAAGCATTATTGATAAATAACCGATAATTTTTACATGAAAATTACAAAAAATTACCGTTCATATTTCTGTCATATAGAAAACGTATAACAAAATAATAAATTAAGGGGAGAGTGAGGAAGATGGCTGATTTAACAGCAAAGAAAGTCAATAAACTCATTGAAGAGTTTAGTCAAACAGGTAAAGAACCCGAAAAGTTAGTTATTGGTTATAAAACCTATGCCAGACTGATGACCGAAGATAAATTTGCAGAAAAAGTTGTTCCTTCACTTGAAGACTCAAAAGAACGCTTATATAAAAATCTAAAAATTAAACTTGTCACTGAAAAACATTACTTTGAAATTAAATAAAAAATATGTGAACTACATCACTTGTTATTAAAGTAAAGTAACACTAAATAAGTTTAATAACATGATTATTGTATGATGATACAAATTAATAGTGTAGCCAACATTTGAAAACAGCAATCGTTTATAAACTCGATAGAATAAATTGCTTTTATTTTAAGTAGTGGAATAAATTGAAATGCCGACATTCAGTGTAATTATATTTTATGTTTTAGCTATATTAGGCAGTGTAGCTATTGTTTATGGATTAGTCACTTTAAGTGTTTTTTTAATTGTTATTGGATTAGCTCTATTATTTGCAGCATTATTATTAAAAAAAGAGTTTAAATTAGATATTTTATTTTGGAAATAAATGTAATATGAGTTCATATTTTAATTTACTATAAACTGTTTAAATAGAACTGAAACGGAAAATTCAGTTCTAAAAATATTAGTTTTTATGATGAATGTTGATGGAATAACGTTTTTTTGATCAAAATTATTACAATAAAATATAAAAGTAGAATATTTTAAATTTATTTAAGTGTTTAAAAATAAAAAAGTTTCATTTAGGATGAAAGTAAAATTGTAAAAGCGTTTTTAGCTATTAAACAAGAACAAAGCGAGGTGAGCATGACTTATAAGTATGAGTATGCAGGATTCTGGTTAAGATTTGGTGCAATGATCATTGATACTCTTATTCTTTTTTTGGCCGTTATTCCTGCGGCATGGATTTTTTATCAGGGGGATTATGACTTAGTCTTTGCCACAGGTTTAAGTACTAAGCCACAAAATTATTGGTTCGATTTGATCGTGAACTATGCATTTCCTTTATTGTATTCAGTTTTATGTTGGCTGTATTTTGCAGGTACTCCGGGTAAACGATTGATGCGATTAAAAGTTCTAGATGAAAAAACCGGCAATAAGCTAACATTTATGCAGAGTATTATTCGATATGTTGGCTATATTCCGTCAATTTTAGTATTTGGTATTGGTCTTTTTTGGGTCGCATTTGATGCTAAAAAACAAGGTTGGCATGACAAAATGGCAAAATCAGTGGTAGTAAGAGAGCTGTAAAAATAAGACTAAAAGCGTTCATAGCATTGGAAAAGGGGCTATGAACGCTTTTTTTATTAACTTTTTTTGATTTTAAATTTAAGAACTATAAATACAATAAGACCGACAATAAGTCCCCAAAAGGCTGAGCCAATACCGAAAAATTGAATGCCTGAAGCACTGCATAAAAAGGTAAATAATGCAGCTTCGCGGTCTTCAACTGGTCCAAAGGCAAGTGCAATGTTGTGGCTGATCGTACCAAATAATGCAATGCCAGCTAAAGCTACAATAAAGATATGTGGAAAAGACATCAGTAAACTTGTCAGGGTTGCCGCAAACAAACCCATTAAAATGTAGAAAAAGCCACAGCTCATGCCCGCGATATAGCGTTTACTTGGATCTGGGTGGACTTGATCATCTAAGCTTACAGCAGCACTAATCGCAGCAATATTGACGCTATAACAGCCAAAAGGTGCAAGCACAACTTGAGTTAAACCTGTCCAGCCAATTAACTGATTGACGTTTGGTTTGTAGCCATAACTTTTGATCATGGCAATTCCAGGTAAATATTGCGAAGCCATGCTAATCACAAAAAGAGGCAGAGCTAATCCTAAAAGTGCTGACCAGCTAAATTCTGGACTAATCCAAACAGGTTTAGCCAAAGACCACTGAAGTGTAGGTATATGAAACTCTAAAAAAACAGGACATAGAGCAATACCAGCAAGGGCCGTAAATACAATGCTATAACGCGGCCATAATTTTTTTGTAATTACATAAATGACAAGTAAAGATAAAACGAATTCCCAATCATTTTGCAAACTGGCGAATAA
This region of Acinetobacter sp. XS-4 genomic DNA includes:
- a CDS encoding NirD/YgiW/YdeI family stress tolerance protein encodes the protein MKKIFLATFTGLALLGSNVVLAKPDATLIKEATKNVVTVSKAKTLADESGVTLTGTIVKHIAGDHFEFKDATGSIVIDIDDDLWKPLQLKAGDKVRVVGEVDTHRIKPTDIEVFKIERVK
- a CDS encoding N-acetyltransferase, whose amino-acid sequence is MNIIIRDEQVEDIEAIEKLTKAAFQNAEHTSHTEHFIVNSLRNHGQLTISLVAVEDSSIIGHVAISPVQISSGERGWYGLGPISVDPNKQGLGIGSLLMNKSLEKLKNLGAKGCVLLGDPNYYSRFGFKNCPELILPNVPSEYFQALSFLGHFTKGYVSYHEAFNATQ
- a CDS encoding DNA breaking-rejoining protein; the encoded protein is MKKIIKTLLLSTLISTASFSVLAKNVEKKVNFLQGSTHTTLTGKFQGYDDVRYSVYAKNGQILKFNINSLGNLAYVNIFAPGKKPGKDNALLIGSTLGSKGELTLPVDGDYIVQVYQMRNSARKNKTVKYNLDIEILNKVKR
- a CDS encoding ATP-binding cassette domain-containing protein, encoding MTQQACVIAQLTLEFSSKVMFQQLNFSLEPNQVSALIGRNGQGKSLLIQMLNQTLKSDSILTSGQIFWHVKHAYLPQLHRLTALTIADALDILDVYQAFKRVEQGVADFDDYDLLEGKWDLPTLWNNLLESAGLPTDLDLPVKNLSEGQKTKLALSCLFLKSDHYLLLDEPSNHLDQESRNWLIDHLKKHPAGALIISHDRSLLNEVDHIYHLNEHGLHHTTGNYEKFNEQYQIHVAALEQSVQQGQRDVKHMKQKQHEVLMKAQKRERAGNKLRESNSQAKILLDFKKEQAGQSIAAIQSQHQRQILNSQNDLTDKKMRLETVKAQQFVFPTFHKKSGEILRIKGLKLKYGTQRSIDLAVQAAEKIHITGQNGIGKSTLLKAIHAQNKQPCDSIHLFVECFYLDQNFSFLCDEMTVIDNLTYMNSELSELDWRNLLGQLRIRGDKGTQLLSQLSGGEKLKVALLALSQIHPTPELLLLDEPENHLDIESRELLATAIRSYEGAVLLISHDQTFVESCAIHESFALAK
- a CDS encoding universal stress protein, with protein sequence MNYQHIIVPVDGSEISLAAARQAAHIAKAFGSKLTAISLVAVDPFSGVDFYYISPVVKDYFVEARANAEKTLATVKALCAEEGIDAETQIIQGEISSDGILKAVEGLGSDLIVIGSHGRKGFQKLILGSFAQDVLNSTKIQVLVVKE
- a CDS encoding RDD family protein, whose product is MTYKYEYAGFWLRFGAMIIDTLILFLAVIPAAWIFYQGDYDLVFATGLSTKPQNYWFDLIVNYAFPLLYSVLCWLYFAGTPGKRLMRLKVLDEKTGNKLTFMQSIIRYVGYIPSILVFGIGLFWVAFDAKKQGWHDKMAKSVVVREL
- a CDS encoding benzoate/H(+) symporter BenE family transporter encodes the protein MQKILQDFSIPAVFAGFITFLIGISVSAILVIQAAQALGASPEQITSWFWALGLGIGLSGLILSWKFKYPVATAWSTAGLALIMATGSGYSLNEAIGAFLIGGLLTAILGFSGVFQKALSYIPQSLTSAMLAGVLLKFGISLFASLQNDWEFVLSLLVIYVITKKLWPRYSIVFTALAGIALCPVFLEFHIPTLQWSLAKPVWISPEFSWSALLGLALPLFVISMASQYLPGIAMIKSYGYKPNVNQLIGWTGLTQVVLAPFGCYSVNIAAISAAVSLDDQVHPDPSKRYIAGMSCGFFYILMGLFAATLTSLLMSFPHIFIVALAGIALFGTISHNIALAFGPVEDREAALFTFLCSASGIQFFGIGSAFWGLIVGLIVFIVLKFKIKKS